One window from the genome of Candidatus Zixiibacteriota bacterium encodes:
- a CDS encoding SDR family oxidoreductase, with the protein MEFEGKVAFVSGGTRGIGLAVCRKLAARGAHIVLTYFRSRSNAQEAVAELEKFGVEATAIRANMGNMEQVADVLKTIREKYRKLDILVSNAALGTYTDMMNIDRKDWEIAMHTNARAFLQLIQMGIPMMPRGSKVVALSSLGSIRYIPGYAAIGVSKAAVENMVRYAAIEMASREIYINCVSGGFIDTDALKVFPNYEEMKKQVTARTPFGRIGRPEEVAEAVVFLCGDGASWITGQTLIVDGGYSLM; encoded by the coding sequence ATGGAGTTCGAGGGGAAAGTTGCGTTTGTGTCGGGGGGGACGCGGGGGATCGGGCTGGCGGTGTGCCGGAAACTCGCCGCGCGCGGCGCGCATATCGTGCTCACCTATTTCCGCAGCCGGTCGAATGCGCAGGAGGCGGTGGCCGAGCTGGAGAAGTTTGGGGTGGAGGCGACCGCGATCCGCGCCAACATGGGGAACATGGAGCAGGTCGCCGACGTGCTCAAGACCATCCGCGAGAAATACCGCAAGCTCGACATCCTCGTGTCGAACGCGGCCCTCGGGACCTACACCGACATGATGAATATCGACCGCAAGGACTGGGAGATCGCCATGCACACGAATGCGCGGGCGTTCCTCCAGTTGATCCAGATGGGGATTCCGATGATGCCGCGGGGGAGCAAGGTCGTCGCCCTCTCCTCGCTCGGGTCGATCCGCTACATTCCCGGATACGCGGCGATCGGCGTGTCGAAAGCGGCGGTCGAGAATATGGTGCGCTACGCGGCCATCGAAATGGCCTCCCGGGAGATTTACATCAACTGCGTCTCCGGCGGGTTCATCGACACCGACGCGCTCAAAGTTTTCCCCAACTACGAGGAGATGAAAAAGCAGGTAACCGCCCGCACTCCTTTCGGGCGCATCGGGCGCCCGGAGGAAGTCGCGGAGGCGGTGGTGTTTCTGTGCGGGGACGGGGCGAGCTGGATTACCGGCCAGACGTTGATTGTGGACGGAGGGTACAGCCTGATGTAG
- the lipB gene encoding lipoyl(octanoyl) transferase LipB has translation MSVYTPRPYGWVLEVGRVEYERALAWQRGLVKMRREGMARDTIMFVEHPAVCTVGRDGHEEHYRNISSAPVFVERGGDVTWHGPGQLVVYFIFNLARRGRDLHAFMTAIQQGIVDALAEWEIAARLGEEYTGVWVGPKKIASIGVAVKKWITFHGAAINLNTDLREFAQMEPCGLSADLMTSAAEQLGRPVDMQAFAQALLRGYAERFHTQFDPVALEAIAEDLESQSGGYTI, from the coding sequence ATGTCGGTCTACACGCCACGTCCCTACGGCTGGGTGCTGGAGGTCGGCCGGGTCGAGTACGAGCGGGCGCTCGCCTGGCAGCGCGGGCTGGTCAAGATGCGGCGCGAAGGGATGGCCCGCGATACGATCATGTTCGTCGAACACCCGGCCGTGTGCACGGTCGGCCGCGACGGGCACGAGGAGCACTACCGGAACATTTCCTCGGCGCCGGTGTTTGTTGAGCGGGGCGGCGATGTCACCTGGCATGGTCCCGGACAACTCGTGGTCTACTTCATCTTCAATCTCGCCCGCCGCGGGCGGGATCTCCACGCCTTTATGACCGCGATCCAGCAGGGAATCGTCGATGCTCTCGCCGAGTGGGAGATCGCGGCCCGCCTCGGGGAGGAGTACACCGGGGTCTGGGTGGGCCCGAAGAAGATAGCCTCGATCGGGGTGGCGGTGAAGAAGTGGATCACGTTCCACGGCGCGGCGATCAACCTCAACACCGACCTGCGCGAGTTTGCCCAGATGGAGCCGTGCGGGCTCAGCGCCGACCTGATGACCTCGGCCGCCGAGCAACTCGGCCGACCGGTCGACATGCAGGCCTTCGCGCAGGCGCTCCTGCGCGGCTACGCCGAGCGCTTCCACACCCAGTTCGACCCGGTGGCGCTCGAGGCGATCGCCGAGGATCTCGAATCGCAGTCCGGCGGCTACACAATCTAG
- a CDS encoding 2-oxo acid dehydrogenase subunit E2: protein MAVDVLVPQMGESVLEGTILEWKVKIGDRVKADQPLVELMTDKINIEIPSETDGILTHLYAKEGEVVPVGTRIATIDDGGAAAKTAKTSEERPQAAPAAVSAPAAPPKPRPAVAGTAPAGQGKLSPKVRVMIREYSLDPATIVPTGKDGIVKVEDVLRAVEERSLAQGFAAAPIPAPAPPESAAAGPRPETPPPAVPAAPKVTIEVPKFAPLPESQRERREPVTGIRKSISEHMVRSVQTSPHVTTFEELDLTDLAAFRNEIKTDFRATYGANITFMPFIVKAVCVALKEYPKLNASMTEKEIIYKNYYNIGIAAAREEGLIVPVIKDADKKSVVELAVEIAQLGDKAKRNRLVPDDVSGGTFSITNAGMFGATASTPIINQPQVAILGVHAIVKRPWVVNGEIAIRDISSFGLSFDHRLIDGHTAVQFLHRIHELLADPRRLALHLR from the coding sequence ATGGCAGTTGATGTTCTCGTCCCGCAGATGGGGGAATCGGTGCTCGAGGGAACTATCCTCGAATGGAAGGTCAAAATCGGCGACCGGGTGAAAGCGGATCAGCCGCTGGTCGAGCTGATGACCGACAAGATCAATATCGAAATCCCGTCGGAGACGGACGGGATTCTCACGCACCTGTATGCCAAGGAGGGGGAGGTCGTCCCGGTGGGAACGCGCATCGCCACCATTGACGACGGGGGCGCGGCGGCGAAGACGGCCAAGACCTCCGAGGAACGGCCCCAGGCGGCTCCGGCGGCTGTTTCCGCCCCGGCTGCGCCGCCGAAGCCGCGTCCGGCCGTGGCCGGGACGGCGCCGGCGGGGCAGGGGAAACTCTCGCCCAAGGTGCGGGTGATGATCCGGGAGTACTCGCTGGATCCGGCGACCATCGTGCCGACCGGCAAGGACGGGATCGTCAAGGTCGAAGATGTGCTCCGGGCAGTCGAGGAGCGGAGCCTGGCCCAAGGGTTTGCGGCGGCGCCGATCCCTGCGCCCGCGCCGCCGGAGAGCGCCGCGGCCGGCCCACGTCCGGAGACGCCGCCGCCGGCGGTCCCTGCCGCCCCGAAGGTCACGATCGAGGTCCCCAAGTTCGCGCCCCTGCCCGAATCGCAGCGTGAACGGCGCGAGCCGGTGACGGGAATACGCAAGTCGATCTCCGAGCACATGGTGCGGTCGGTCCAGACCTCGCCGCACGTGACCACGTTCGAGGAACTCGACCTGACCGACCTCGCGGCCTTCCGCAACGAGATCAAGACGGATTTCCGGGCAACCTACGGGGCCAATATCACCTTCATGCCGTTCATCGTGAAGGCGGTCTGTGTGGCGCTGAAGGAGTACCCGAAACTGAACGCCTCGATGACCGAGAAAGAGATCATCTACAAGAACTACTATAACATCGGCATCGCCGCCGCCCGCGAGGAAGGCTTGATCGTCCCGGTGATCAAGGATGCCGACAAGAAGTCGGTCGTCGAGCTGGCGGTGGAGATCGCCCAGCTGGGGGATAAGGCGAAGCGGAACCGGCTGGTTCCGGACGACGTGAGCGGGGGGACATTCTCGATCACGAACGCCGGCATGTTCGGGGCGACTGCCTCGACGCCGATCATCAACCAGCCCCAGGTGGCGATCCTCGGCGTCCACGCGATTGTGAAGCGGCCCTGGGTGGTCAATGGCGAGATCGCCATCCGCGACATTTCGTCGTTCGGCCTGTCGTTCGACCACCGGCTGATCGACGGCCACACGGCGGTGCAGTTTCTGCACCGGATCCACGAACTGCTGGCCGATCCCCGGCGGCTGGCGCTGCACCTGCGGTAG
- the nadA gene encoding quinolinate synthase NadA encodes MYFALPKEYREATVDDLQARAQAVRDRLGKRLLILTHHYQRVEVAAFHDHLGDSYGLSKLAAAQREAEFIVFCGVHFMAESADVLTAPEQKVFLPNPLAGCPMADMAEMADVLAAWECLEEFGGDRRVMPISYMNTAAGLKAFTGRHGGLICTSSNARAALTWAFGLREKVFFFPDEHLGYNTGIALGIAPEEMVLWDFKRDGGGLTRAQMEKAKIILWKGHCHVHTNFRAEHVEQVRRDYPGVKVVVHPECPHEVVRLADSVGSTSHIVDFCRKAPAGSTIAIGTEINLIHRMALEHPDKRIFELSGQTCPVCANMYRTTLNDLVYTLENLDTVKPIAVKEPIRSEARLALEKMLEIA; translated from the coding sequence ATGTATTTCGCCCTTCCCAAAGAGTACCGCGAGGCGACGGTCGACGATCTGCAGGCGCGGGCGCAGGCGGTCCGCGACCGGCTCGGCAAACGCCTCTTGATCCTCACGCACCACTACCAGCGTGTGGAGGTGGCGGCTTTCCACGACCACCTCGGCGACAGTTACGGGCTGTCGAAGCTGGCCGCCGCCCAGCGCGAGGCGGAGTTCATCGTGTTCTGCGGCGTCCACTTCATGGCCGAGTCGGCCGATGTCCTCACCGCGCCGGAGCAGAAGGTCTTCCTCCCGAATCCGCTGGCCGGGTGTCCGATGGCGGACATGGCCGAGATGGCGGATGTGCTGGCGGCCTGGGAGTGTCTCGAGGAATTCGGCGGCGACCGCCGGGTCATGCCGATCTCCTACATGAACACGGCGGCCGGGCTCAAGGCCTTTACCGGGCGCCACGGTGGGCTGATCTGCACCTCGTCCAACGCCAGGGCGGCCCTCACCTGGGCCTTCGGGCTGCGGGAGAAGGTCTTCTTTTTCCCGGACGAACACCTCGGCTACAACACCGGGATCGCCCTCGGCATCGCCCCCGAGGAGATGGTGCTGTGGGACTTCAAGCGGGACGGCGGCGGGCTGACCCGCGCGCAGATGGAGAAGGCGAAGATCATCCTCTGGAAGGGGCACTGCCACGTCCACACCAATTTCCGCGCCGAACACGTCGAACAGGTGCGGCGCGACTACCCCGGGGTGAAGGTGGTCGTGCATCCCGAGTGCCCCCACGAGGTGGTCCGGCTGGCCGACAGTGTCGGGTCGACCTCGCACATTGTCGACTTCTGCCGCAAGGCGCCAGCCGGGAGCACGATCGCGATCGGCACTGAGATCAACCTGATCCACCGGATGGCCCTGGAGCATCCCGACAAGAGAATCTTCGAGCTCTCGGGGCAGACCTGCCCGGTGTGCGCCAACATGTACCGGACGACGCTCAATGACCTGGTCTACACGCTGGAGAATCTCGATACGGTCAAGCCGATTGCGGTAAAAGAGCCGATCCGCAGCGAGGCTCGCCTGGCGCTGGAAAAGATGCTTGAAATCGCTTAG